A single Salminus brasiliensis chromosome 20, fSalBra1.hap2, whole genome shotgun sequence DNA region contains:
- the LOC140542077 gene encoding cation channel sperm-associated protein 3-like — protein MEDRGELTSSSRMSRLGCYFRAFMVLVVALDAVFMGLETDRELKAAYSALFEGADVFYLVVFILEFMVKVYTEPCGFWGSGANICNTGFLLLSLISRADGSYWVFRILRAFRILRIVFIIPSIQDLVLILFQGLKTAAYVTAMIFFILLVFAVAGVQHFGTADPENWGDMGVALLSTLSVVTISGWLEHQDRLHSLGIAYSELFFIILILIGNFMFLNMFTGLVMQTSKQIKMQKMEEEDLQKKRMQRKRKEQLLQSPAEYFHQLRLKYQQSDSADFLEPKEVCTSLTWINLYLTTLEKQEEDMRKLKQISDDALRIQRELLELDLEEQRGRAARNVPAGSKPGLQKRKAKSAWRLVMAAKKFAKQHRSKRH, from the exons atggaggacagaggggaactgacctccagctccagaat gagtAGACTTGGGTGTTATTTTAGGGCCTTCATGGTTCTAGTGGTCGCGCTGGACGCTGTGTTCATGGGTCTGGAAACAGACCGTGAACTTAAAGCTGCGTATTCAGCGTTGTTCGAG ggggctgatgtgttttaccTGGTGGTCTTCATCTTGGAGTTCATGGTGAAGGTGTACACGGAGCCGTGCGGTTTCTGGGGAAGTGGAGCCAACATCTGCAACACCGGGTTCCTGCTGCTGTCGCTGATCTCCAGGGCAGACGGGTCATACTGGGTCTTCCGGATCCTCAGGGCTTTCCGGATCCTGAGAATCGTCTTTATCATCCCCAGTATCCAG gaCCTGGTCTTGATCCTGTTCCAAGGCCTGAAGACGGCCGCGTATGTGACGGCcatgattttcttcatcttgcTCGTCTTTGCCGTCGCCGGAGTGCAGCATTTCGGGACCGCGGACCCCGAGAACTGGGGGGATATGGGTGTTGCGTTGCTCTCCACCTTGAGCGTGGTCAca ATTTCAGGCTGGCTGGAACACCAGGACAGACTTCATAGTCTAGGGATTGCCTACAGCGAGCTGTTTTTcatcatcctgatcctgataggcaacttcatgttccttaacatgttcacgggattggtcatg CAAACATCTAAGCAAATAAAGATgcagaagatggaagaggaagatctgcagaaaaagaggatgcagagaaagcgaaaggagcagctgcttcagagtccg GCAGAGTATTTTCACCAGCTCAGACTGAAATATCAACAGTCTGACAGCGCTGACTTCCTCGAACCGAAAGAGGTCTGCACGAGCTTGACGTGGATCAACCTGTATCTGACCAcgttagagaagcaggaggaagacatgagaaa gctgaagcagatctctgacgatgctcttcgtatccagcgtgaactcctggagctggacttggaagagcagcgaggaagagcagcgaggaatgtccctgctggatcaaagccaggactccagaaacgcaaagctaaaagcgcttggcgtttggtaatggctgcaaaaaagtttgctaaacaacaccgtagcaaacgccactga
- the LOC140542371 gene encoding cation channel sperm-associated protein 3-like, which produces MEDRGELTSSSRMSRLGCYFRAFMVLVVALDTVFMGLETDRELKAAYSALFEGADVFYLVVFILEFMVKVYTEPCGFWGSGANICNTGFLLLSLISRADGSYWVFRILRAFRILRIVFIIPSIQDLVLILFQGLKTAAYVTAMIFFILLVFAVAGVQHFGTADPENWGDMGVALLSTLSVVTISGWLEHQDRLHSLGIAYSELFFIILILIGNFMFLNMFTGLVMQTSKQIKMQKMEEEDLQKKRMQRKRKEQLLQSPAEYFHQLRLKYQQSDSADFLEPKEVCTSLTWINLYLTTLEKQEEDMRK; this is translated from the exons atggaggacagaggggaactgacctccagctccagaat gagtAGACTTGGGTGTTATTTTAGGGCCTTCATGGTTCTAGTGGTCGCGCTGGACACTGTGTTCATGGGTCTGGAAACAGACCGTGAACTTAAAGCTGCGTATTCAGCGTTGTTCGAG ggggctgatgtgttttaccTGGTGGTCTTCATCTTGGAGTTCATGGTGAAGGTGTACACGGAGCCGTGCGGTTTCTGGGGAAGTGGAGCCAACATCTGCAACACCGGGTTCCTGCTGCTGTCGCTGATCTCCAGGGCAGACGGGTCATACTGGGTCTTCCGGATCCTCAGGGCTTTCCGGATCCTGAGAATCGTCTTTATCATCCCCAGTATCCAG gaCCTGGTCTTGATTCTGTTCCAAGGCCTGAAGACGGCCGCGTACGTGACGGCcatgattttcttcatcttgcTCGTCTTTGCCGTCGCCGGAGTGCAGCATTTCGGAACCGCGGACCCCGAGAACTGGGGGGATATGGGTGTTGCGTTGCTCTCCACCTTGAGCGTAGTCACA ATTTCAGGCTGGCTGGAACACCAGGACAGACTTCATAGTCTAGGGATTGCCTACAGCGAGCTGTTTTTcatcatcctgatcctgataggcaacttcatgttccttaacatgttcacgggattggtcatg CAAACATCTAAGCAAATAAAGATgcagaagatggaagaggaagatctgcagaaaaagaggatgcagagaaagcgaaaggagcagctgcttcagagtccG GCAGAGTATTTTCACCAGCTCAGACTGAAATATCAACAGTCTGACAGCGCTGACTTCCTCGAACCGAAAGAGGTCTGCACGAGCTTGACGTGGATCAACCTGTATCTGACCAcgttagagaagcaggaggaagacatgagaaagtag